The segment ctgtaccggggcatataaagtttgcaagaccaaggggcctctcttcccaatgatggccgactagaccatcttttgatacatatgcagctagagacatgagctctggggggtactggttagttcatattgttgttcctcctatagggttgcagatcccttcagctccttgggtactttctctagctcctccattgggggccctgtgatccatcagtagctgactgtgagcatccacttctggattgacttttttctttatgaTCCCCGCAGAGACCAGTAACCTTTCACTTACCTTCTTTGACTGTCCTTGGGTAGGAAATAAGTGAAGTCAGCCTGTCCCCATTTACTGCAGCCATTGTCAGGCTCCAGGGCGATGCTGCACTGGCTCAGGGGACCTGGAGTATGGTTTTGACTCCCTGCTTACCCAGTCAGCGctgtccctttccctttcccttgcgGTTTTACGTGCTCACCTGTGTCAGCCCTTTCTCTTCTGTACGCCGCTAGCTGTGGGCTGGGCTGCATTTGCTATTCGCCTCTTACCTACTTGCGTTGGTGGTGCTGAGGGTTGAACCCCTCACTTCGTGAGCGCTGTGCGGTGCTGGACCGCCAAGCCCAGCCACAGCTGCTGTATATTTACCTCTTGTAATGAGACCAGGATTCGCTTTCGGGGACAGACAGTGCCTGCCCTTTGTCTTTTCCACCAAGCAGCATGCCTGGTAGTTGACTCCTCCTCGCTCTTGCAGAAACTCCACCTCCACTTGAGCAACGACAGTGTAAACCTGGCTTTTCCACTGGAGGAAGCGATTATTAGAACAGCTATTGTGTAGTAATTTCTTCCCAGTGTTGCCTAGGGCCTTggagtggtggtgaatgcctttaatcctggatgGGTCccttgagtctgaggccagcctgggccacactgTGCGCTCGCTGGTGGTGTGATGCAACCGTGATCCTATTGCTCTGGATGGTGTGGCAGAAgtattgccatgagtttgaggccagcttgtgcCACatgacaagaccctgtctcaagaacaccCTTCCTCCAAATAAAAAGAGCACACTTTTGCTGTTGTATGGGTTATAAGTGTAGctgttgggaggtagaggcaggaggatcaggagttcaaggtcactcctGGCTGTATGAGTATGAGTAGTATGAGACTAACCTGAGATTAATGAGTCCTTCACTAAAAAGCAATGAAACTCCACAAAGCATTATCAGTGATGATAGGTTTAGATTTAACTTCAATACTAATAGCTTTAAAGCAGCTCATTTAACAGTTATTATTGTTTCTTATTCATGAGTTGAACAAAGGAATCTTTACGTATTCTTTTTAGTATATAAAGGACAGATACAGGCTCATCAGTTAAGGACACTGGTTACTCTTGCAGGAGGATCAGGGTTCAGCCCGCAGAGGGCTTCCTAGTGGTTTGGGCGATGCTCGGGTTTCTCTACTCCTCCAGCGCTGTTcacctgtgtctctctctcatagGTGTCTCTGCAAACAGACTCACGGGTGGTGCTATGCAGCTCACCTTCCGCAGGATGGCGTTTGACTACTACCCCTTCCATCGGGCAGGTTAGAGAAACTTCACGTGTTCTAGCATGGCCCTGGACATTTGAGGACAGAGTTCTGGCTTCAGACCAAGGACATTGCTGCATGTGCTTAGAGGGTGCTTGGAATTTTTCTGAGATGACATCTCTAACCCTGGGTGGTGTCTAAGCCCCTCAGGGTCAGTGGGTTTAAAAGCTCTAGTAGTCCAGAGCCAGAAGTGGCCCCTTCCTCGAGCCCCCTAGGGAGTGAGAGCTGCATGTGGAGCTTGGAAGGGCATGGTAATTCTGAATTTTGACTAGGGCACTGGACTGTGGTCCTGGGCTGAAATCATGTTCTTCTCCATCCCCTAGGTGACAGCTGTAAACACTGGGTGCGGCACTGTGAGGCCATGGAAACCCGAGGCCACTGGGCCCAGCAACTGGTGACAGAGTTTCAGAGTCGGGTGGAGAAGCAGTGTGAGGGGGGCAGTGTGAAGCCCCCGTGGCTGTTGGGGGTGGACCCTCCCTTCCGGAGGAAAGCAGGTAGGTTTtcgcacccccaccccaggagtcTACTTGCTCAGCCTTTTGCTGACCAGCTTTAAGTAGCTGGTGGAGGTGAAGCACTGTCTCTTGGCCCCAGCTGCTCTAGTGTGATGCCTGTGACCCTGTCTTCTGGAGCCCCCTCTGTCAGTAGCCGTTGTCTCAAGCTTACCCAGCCGGTCACTGAGCTCCCACCCAGCGGTTTGGCTCCCTTTGCCTTTTCGTGCCATTACTGACCCTGGTTTACCTTCTCGATTTTATTAATAATGAGCAACGAATGTAtctacttccttttcctttttatttagatTCTTTCTCTAGTCCTGGAAAGACCCCTCTGGACAAAAGCCCTACTCAGGGCCGGCAGGCTGCCTTTGGGGCTCCAGCATGGAATCGCTTACGCTCTAGCTGCCTGGTTGTACGAGTAGATGACTTGGACATCCACCAGGTGAGGACATGGGGACACTGGGGTGTAGGGTGTTGAGGAATAACATGAACCAAGATGTAGAACCCACGACTTGTTAGCCTCATTCCTAAAGAGGTGGCCAGTTGGCCAGTTGCTGTTGAGCATGGCCTCTGAGAGAGGCCTTGGCATGTTCTCGGAGTGTTGATTACAGCCTCCTGCTGAAATGAGCTTGGACTGGCTACATGGGACCCATCCCCAAACCAAACAGCAGAGCGGCTGGGGGACAGTGCAGAGCGCACGTGACAGTGCCTGGCATGTGCTTGGGAGCCTCCCCTCAGGGGAGGACGTTGTTGTGAGTGTGGTGACACAGGCTCACAGTGACTTGTGGTTACTCAGGTTTCCACAGCTGGACAGCCAAGTAAGAAGCCGTCCACTCTGCTCTCCTGCAGCCGCAAGCGCCACCACCTCCCGCCTCAGGTGGCTGCCATCCACGTACAGTTCACAGAGTATTACTTCCCGGATAATCAGGAGCTTCCGGGTAAGCTGGGCTGCCATTTCCTCTGGTGCTGCTCTTCACCTTTGTCCACATTGAGGCCACTGTATATGGTCTCACTTGTGGCGAGTCAGTTTTGTTGAAGTTAAAACTGCCCTGGGgtgagggaggtggaggcaggaggatcagaagttgatAGTCTCTCCAGGTTGTCCATGGCTACATGTGAGTGTGAGGGCAGCCTGGAGTctgtgagaccccatctcaaaagcaGAACAAGGAAAGCCATGCCGTGTGCAGGGCTCCGGTGTTTTTACTTTTGGGCTAGTGCAGCTTGCTGGTCTGTGAGTGTCTAGCTGCCGCCTTGTACGTGACGTTCTGTTTTCTCTGCTTCCAGTTCCCTGTCCCAATCTCTACATCCAGTTAAACGGGCTGACGTTTACCGTGGATCCTGTCAGCTTGCTTTGGGGAAACCTCTTTTGTCTAGATTTATACCGAAGCTTGGAGCAGTTTAAAGCCATCTATAAGCTGGAAGCTTCGAGGGGAAGAGATGAGCACGTGGACGTCCGACTGGACGCATTCTGGTTGAAGGTAGGGCCAGAGCTGGGCTTTGTCACGTGTGGGGAGACACAGCTACATCCCCTCCAAGGTGGTGAGCTGTAGTTCTGCTGTGTCCACTTGGCAGAAGCAGGAAAATTGGCTTCAGATGCCCTGTGCTTGCTGGCATGGCCTTAACTGTGTCTCGCTCGCTCTCTGAAGGTGAGCTTCCCCCTGGAGACGAGAGAGCTGGCGAAGCTGCATCGCCCCCAGGCGCTGGTCCTCTCCACGTCCTCCATGATTGCCACCAATACCCGGCATGCCCCGAACTGCACTCGCCCAGACCTCCAAAGTCTCTTCCGGGGATTCGCTGCCACCGAGTTCTTTCGTTGTAGCTACGGTCACTTTCCCCAGGTGGCAGGGGGCTTCAGCCTTCTGCACatgctcttcctgcaccatgctttCCAGATGGACTCCCTCCCTCCTCAGAGGCTGGCCGCATCCCAGGATCTTTGGTCCCTGCATTTCACCCAGATCTCCTTGGACTTTGAAGGCACAGAAAACTTCAGAGGCCATACCCTGAATTTTGTGGCTCCCTTCCCCTTGTCCATTTGGGCCTGCCTTCCTCTCCGCTGGCAGCAAGCCCAGGCACGACGGCTCCTTTTGGCTTCGGAAGGGAGGCTAAAACAGTCAGCCAGCTTTGGCAGTCCTGTGCACtctgaagcccttgcccctgagtCTGTGTCCCATCAGAGGTCAAAGACAGAGCGAGATTTGAAGAGCCTCTCAGGCTCTACAGAAGGCCCGGCAGCGGCGGTGAGAGAAGGTGATGCTGGTGTGGACCACAAAGGCCGTGTGGCAGACCTGGAGGATGTGGCTGACATTCACATGCTTGTCCACTCCACCGCCCATGTCAGAGTGAGGCTCGACCACTACCAGTACTTGGCTCTGCTGCGCCTCAAGGAGGTGCTAGAGGGCCTTCAGGAGCAGctgacaaaggacacagaggcCATGACCGGGTCTCCCCTGCAGGACCAGACCGTGTGCATTGGCGTTCTCTTCCCTAGTGCCGAGGTGGCTCTCCTCATGCATCCTGCCCCTGGGACTGCTCACGCGGACTCTGCAGGCTCAGACACCACCAGCCTCATAGACTCTGAGCTGTCACCATCCGAGGACCGGGAGCCGAAGTCTGATGCCTCCTCAGACCAGGGCGCAGTAAGCCCCGAGAAGGTGCTGAGGGACGGCAGCGGTGAGAACCTGGCTGCGTCCCAGGAGAGGCTGCCCAGCGATGGAGAGCTACCAGACCCAGGCCCATGTGCACAGCAGCCAGTAGGGAAGAGCCACGAGGCGGTCGAGTCTCTCCAGGCCAAGAAGCTAAGCCGAGCTCAGAGTGCCAGGTCCCCGGCTACGCTGAAGTCCCCGGCGGACAGGGATGCTGCTCTGAACGGCCAAGGCGAGCCCGTGCCCTTGAGGAGCATTGAGGGGGACCTGTCCAGCGCtattcacatgaccaaggacgcCACCAAAGAGGCGCTTCACGCTACCGTGGACCTCACCAAGGAGGCTGTGTCCCTGACTAGGGATGCCTTCAGTTTGGGGAGAGATCGAATGACTTCTACCATGCACAAGATGTTGTCCTTGCCTCCTGCCAAGTGAGTGTTCCTTAGCCTCCTTCTGAGGAAAGGCCTCTGCTTTCTCTCCAGGTCTGATCACTGCGCTCCCTGCTCCCTGCGGTGTGCACTCTTAGAGAAAGAACAACGCCCGTAGCTCTTCAGGGTGTTGTAGCCTCGCAGCTCCCGACACTGCATTGGGCATCTGTATTTTGTCCTTGGTTTTGCTAAAGAAACCAAGACCTGACAAATGCTAGGTTGTGCCGTTAGCACCGAGCCATACTCTTAGCCCAAGTAATggtgtgtttgcttgtgttttgagacaagacaaTGTCTTACCATAGTCCTTCTGGTCTGGAAtgaactccctccctccctccctcctttatttatttatttttttttatactgaAACGAAAGTTTTATTAGTGCCAAAACAGTGAGATATTTTACACAGAACTTTCCTCTGGCCTTGTCTTCTTGAGTCTTTgcatcacaggtgtgtgccacggCACCTGATTTTGCTGTAATAATCATTGCAGTGGTTATCTTGTAGTCTATTTGTTAAATTTGATGCCCAGACAGACCCTTGTATCTCCAGTTTATGGCTAGGAATCTGCTGCTCGAGAGGGAGGCTGTGCTCGCAGACTCACCTGCTGAACTGAGGAGCCGGCCTTCGCTCTTGCTCCGTGAGGCAGCGCTGGGAGCCTCTGTCTGCCAGAGCGGTGGAGGAGGAAAGTCAGGCTGAGCTCTGACTGCGGGTGGGTCCTGTGCTAAGTGTGGTCAGAAGGGCGGGCAGAGCAGCTTTCCTGTGAGCTTCTGTGGTCTTAGGAAGGACAGTGCAGCGTGAGGAGCCTCTCCTGGGGTGTTGGGTGACTCACAGGCTGAGGAGTTAGAGCTTTGTATTTCTTCCTgaattaaatacatttatttctttttgtgtatgggtgtttttacCCTGCAAGAaggccagaacagggcatcaaatCCTCTGGGGTTgggtttacagatggttgtgagccactgtctgggtgctgggaattgatctcaggtcttttggaagagcagccagggctcttaaccagagccagctctccagtcctcATTTCTCATGTTCTTgtgagtgtacgtgtgtgtgtgtgtgtgtgtgtgtgtgtgtggagggctaCGGTGGTGTTTGGAATCATTCCggatcactctgtgtgtgtgtgtgtgtgtgtgtgtgtgtgtggagggctaCGGTGGTGTTTGGAATCATTCCggatcactctgtgtgtgtgtgtgtgtgtgtgtgtgtgtgtgtgtgtggagggctaCGGTGGTGTTTGGAATCATTCCGGATCACTCTGCCTCCTGACCTGCTGAGGCAGAACCTCTTAAGGCAAACCCCGAGCTCACCTATCCATGAAGTCTAGCTAGGTagcttgcctgtctctgccttccaagcctGACTTAGCGGTGGGATGCCGTGTCCACTGGCGTTTGGTGGGctcttgggatctgaactctggtcctcatactTGGGTGGCAGCTGCTTTAGCTGAGGCACCATCTCCCCCGCTCCTTGGAGCTTTCTTCTGTATGAATTGTCCTAAGTGTGCCTGCAAGGGCAGTCAGCCAAGGACGGAGGAGAGGAAACGGCAAAGGATCtgtggggcctggggagatggcctgGTTGGTTTCCCAGGgtgaacagaaaagaaagctgaCCATATGCCTGTAACGTTAGCACTAGTGAAGAGGAGACCAGATCTGCAGTTGAGGGAGATGCCTGGTCTTCACGTGCATCTGTTGACAGGCACAGGCGCACacacatcagcacacacacatacgaagGGGTACCAGTGGTGCGATAACACCAGACTGAAGGGCCCTGTGTGCCaggtctttacccactgaattcCTGTAGTCTTGTGGGACACATGCGATACCACACCCCCGCTTCCTACTGAGGAAGTGGCTCGGTGCTGAGGCTCTCTCGGCTCCTCTGGAATGGGAGCTATCACTGTTTTACTAAATGCCAGAGTCAGTTTAGCTACCCTGCACTTGTCACCCAGAGCTGCAGAGTGGTGCTGCAGGAGTGGCTCAGCCTGAGAGCTGTTGCTGCCCTTGCCGGACTCAAACCACTTGCTCTCCCCAGGGTGGTAGTAGTTGACCTCTTCTGTGGGTGGCGTGACTCCGACTAACCTTGAGATTTAATGGTACTAGTTGGGATTCAGAAAGGCTCCTGGCAGAGGCAAGTGTGTGTTCACATTACCTGTCAGAACTGGGGAAGCGGATCAGCCTGAGGATGGGGGGCTGAGCCCGTCAGTGGGCGgtggtgattttgtttttgtttttaaaacacaggGAGGCCATGGCCAAGCCAGATGAGGGGGTGGTGGCCTCAGTGAGTGGGGGTGCTGCCCGGCTCCGGTTTTTCTCCATGAAGAGGACAGTCTCTCAGCAGTCATTTGACGGTGTCTCGTTGGACAGCGGTGGCCCCGACGACCGGATTTCGGTGGACAGCGATGGAAGTGACAGCTTTGTGATGCTCTTGGAGTCTGGTATGTGGGAGCCCGGCTGCATTATCCCTAGAGGGCACTCTCTGGCTGATGCTCACCCCAGCAGGGTTTAGGTGGAGTGGAGATAGAATAAAATAGATACTTTCCTaaccaaacaaaagagaaaatttagtacatttgttcTTATGGCCTGATCTCTAAATTTCCTAGGATATTGTTATATTTAGATTTTGGGGTTTATAATGGGGTAGGTGGGGGCTTATCTTATCCATGCTAGCCTTGAAGTCCCTattcttctgcctctcaagtgctggggtcacaggcatcCACCACACACTCCCGTCTCTCTTACAGGTCACTGTTTAATACTTAAGAAGATCTTAGTGGTCTTAAGGCTACAAGGTCACCTGACCAGGGTTGGTTTTGTGTCTGCTGTCAGTGACACACGTTTGCTGTCTGATctttgttttgcctgtatgtatgtgtgtgtgtgtatgtatatatatatatatttaattttgaaaatctcctcttctcttttcttctcttttcttctcttttccattttcgaaacagggtttctctgtatagccctggctgtcctggaactcactctgtagaccaactcagaactcagaaatctgcctgcctctccttcccaagtgctgggattaaaggtgtatgccaccactgccctgctatttttatttttatattgatttaCACATATGATTATTTTGTCTGAATGTACGTAAGTATACCATGTGCCTGGGACTAGAGTCGGGccgttgtgagctgctgtgtggatgctgggattctaGCTTGGGTCTTttataagagcagccagtgctcctaacacTGAGAAATTTGTCCAGCTCTTGCCTGTGTATTTTATTGTTGGAAAATaatgaagtttttttgtttgttgatatAGTGATTAACTTAActtaaaaaaagtgtgtgtgtgtataggtgtatgtgtgtgtgtgtaatgtatatggGTGTGTTTTGCCTTCTAATATGTCTGTGTAACATTTGTACA is part of the Mus musculus strain C57BL/6J chromosome 17, GRCm38.p6 C57BL/6J genome and harbors:
- the Uhrf1bp1 gene encoding UHRF1-binding protein 1, translated to MAGIIKKQILKHLSRFTKNLSPDKINLSTLKGEGQLTHLELDEEVLQNVLELPTWLAITRVYCNRASIQIQWTKLKTHPICLCLDKVEVEMQTCEDPRPPNGQSPIALASGQSEYGFAEKVVEGMFIVVNSITIKIHSKAFHASFELWQLQGYSVNPNWQQSDLRLTRITDPRRGEVLTFKEITWQTLRVEADAIENGDQDPVTTPLRLITNQGRIQIALKRRTKDCNVVASKLTFLLDDLLWVLTDSQLKAMMKYAESLSEAMEKSAQQRKSLAPESVQTTPPAPSAQQTWAQAFGGSQGSSSSSRLSQYFEKFDVKESSYHLLISRLDLHICDDSQSREPGVSANRLTGGAMQLTFRRMAFDYYPFHRAGDSCKHWVRHCEAMETRGHWAQQLVTEFQSRVEKQCEGGSVKPPWLLGVDPPFRRKADSFSSPGKTPLDKSPTQGRQAAFGAPAWNRLRSSCLVVRVDDLDIHQVSTAGQPSKKPSTLLSCSRKRHHLPPQVAAIHVQFTEYYFPDNQELPVPCPNLYIQLNGLTFTVDPVSLLWGNLFCLDLYRSLEQFKAIYKLEASRGRDEHVDVRLDAFWLKVSFPLETRELAKLHRPQALVLSTSSMIATNTRHAPNCTRPDLQSLFRGFAATEFFRCSYGHFPQVAGGFSLLHMLFLHHAFQMDSLPPQRLAASQDLWSLHFTQISLDFEGTENFRGHTLNFVAPFPLSIWACLPLRWQQAQARRLLLASEGRLKQSASFGSPVHSEALAPESVSHQRSKTERDLKSLSGSTEGPAAAVREGDAGVDHKGRVADLEDVADIHMLVHSTAHVRVRLDHYQYLALLRLKEVLEGLQEQLTKDTEAMTGSPLQDQTVCIGVLFPSAEVALLMHPAPGTAHADSAGSDTTSLIDSELSPSEDREPKSDASSDQGAVSPEKVLRDGSGENLAASQERLPSDGELPDPGPCAQQPVGKSHEAVESLQAKKLSRAQSARSPATLKSPADRDAALNGQGEPVPLRSIEGDLSSAIHMTKDATKEALHATVDLTKEAVSLTRDAFSLGRDRMTSTMHKMLSLPPAKEAMAKPDEGVVASVSGGAARLRFFSMKRTVSQQSFDGVSLDSGGPDDRISVDSDGSDSFVMLLESESGPESVPPGSVTSVLDDSGIQGSPVTDSGGQGLPETNSSASASGDLVMHSVSILVLKVNEVSLGIEVRGEDLAVALQAEELALQQLGTVGLWQFLHGQCPGAGFQEPSNLKTNPIRPAVGLRFEVGPGAAVHSPLATQNGFLQFLLRGCDLELFTSVLNGLGPFLEDEEVPVVVPMQIELLDCRVTLKDDIPPVYPTSPGPVPITLAMERLVLKRGDDGVFHLGAPAHDRPLTDVPEKLRLPKEQVLLVPLGQGLGCQEKESPTLQQELMDTKQALAIANQDKEKLLQEVRKYNPLFEL